From the Procambarus clarkii isolate CNS0578487 chromosome 70, FALCON_Pclarkii_2.0, whole genome shotgun sequence genome, one window contains:
- the LOC138356134 gene encoding uncharacterized protein has product MRAYKIIQCATAKVLENLIETAKQKLQRTNEAADDYLRVLMQQNAEPDQLDTFHTEMEKFEEGTQNHLNKLTQALEKLQSDSVPQNTLTTSETLQEVRLPTIDLLHFHSRDDENFECYWKTFDSLVYSRKSISKPNKFLYLQSTLEGEAKAVVEHLVPSDEDNDTAIKLLEVNYSNKEIAIADLNYKLRAIPTPDTTPEALQEFRLQVESLIKALGVKADVS; this is encoded by the exons ATGCGGGCGTATAAAATAATCCAAT GTGCCACAGCCAAAGTATTAGAAAATCTCATAGAGACGGCCAAGCAAAAGTTGCAAAGAACAAATGAGGCTGCAGATGACTATCTCAGAGTCCTCATGCAACAGAATGCTGAGCCAGATCAACTAGATACCTTCCATACCGAGATGGAGAAGTTTGAGGAGGGTACCCaaaatcatctaaataaattaacACAAGCTCTAGAAAAATTGCAGAGCGACTCAGTTCCTCAAAACACTCTAACCACAAGTGAAACACTCCAGGAAGTTCGTCTTCCTACAATTGATCTCCTTCACTTCCATAGTAGAGATGATGAGAATTTCGAATGCTATTGGAAAACTTTCGACTCCTTAGTATATTCTAGGAAATCTATTAGCAAACCTAATAAATTCCTTTATTTGCAAAGTACCCTAGAGGGTGAAGCAAAAGCAGTTGTCGAACACCTAGTCCCTAGTGATGAGGACAACGATACTGCTATTAAGTTACTAGAAGTTAATTACAGCAATAAAGAAATTGCTATTGCTGATCTTAATTATAAGTTGAGAGCGATACCTACACCAGATACCACCCCTGAAGCTCTACAAGAATTTAGGCTCCAGGTAGAGTCTCTAATTAAAGCTCTAGGTGTCAAAGCAGATGTATCTTAA